Proteins encoded together in one Catellatospora citrea window:
- a CDS encoding M4 family metallopeptidase: MRRISMALAAVLLCGGAVALTAPAQAAGSPEDAAIARAQELIRLNPAAVRAADGDRYEVIRAAVTRTGSAHVRFNRQFRGLPVVGGDFVVHVAPDGALDGVSVSLDGPVAVGTEPKVTATQAATTARDALRATEVGTPQLIVDGVGGTGRLAWRLPVTVATGEAEAVVDAVEARVLRTQALEHTATGTGHSVYGGQVSLSTTQTIFDYKMIDPLRGNSKTCDMQHTTAGPCVTFADVNNIWGNGDPAHNQSAAVDVHYGSANTWDFYLNVLGRHGIFDDGVGTTSQVHRGVDWANASWSSTQKVMRYGDGSNGLRPLVSLDVVAHEMSHGVTQAVGGLIYSGESGGLNEGTSDILGTMAEFYANNAVDTPDYLLGEEIDIFGTGDPLRYMYQPSLDGISKDCWYNGIANLDPHFSSGVANHFFFLAAEGSGNTPYGASPTCNGSSVVGIGRDRATQIWYHALANYFTSDETFAEARADTLAATADLYGKCGSTYRTVAMAWAAVGVGTYSYPWKLCIPKWNLVWEEWPQPPILDPGPIKWITKIQEKGTLEVAEVAVNLTHPRRGDLRLELVSPAGRSYLLKAPDAKDRAADVADVYQVRLGGVAEAGEWTLVVEDVVKGEQSHLRGWSLLY, from the coding sequence ATGAGACGGATCTCCATGGCACTCGCGGCGGTGCTGCTGTGTGGCGGCGCCGTCGCGCTGACCGCGCCGGCGCAGGCCGCCGGATCGCCCGAGGACGCGGCGATCGCCCGCGCGCAGGAGCTGATCAGGCTCAACCCCGCGGCGGTACGGGCCGCCGACGGTGACCGCTACGAGGTGATCCGGGCCGCGGTCACCCGGACCGGCTCCGCGCACGTCCGGTTCAACCGGCAGTTCCGGGGTCTACCGGTGGTGGGCGGGGACTTCGTGGTGCACGTGGCGCCGGACGGAGCCCTCGACGGGGTGTCCGTGTCGCTGGACGGTCCGGTCGCCGTCGGCACCGAGCCGAAGGTCACCGCAACGCAGGCCGCCACCACGGCCCGGGACGCCCTGCGGGCGACCGAGGTCGGCACGCCGCAGCTGATCGTCGACGGGGTCGGCGGCACGGGCCGGCTGGCCTGGCGGCTGCCGGTGACGGTGGCGACCGGGGAGGCGGAGGCGGTCGTCGACGCCGTCGAGGCCCGGGTGCTGCGCACCCAGGCGCTGGAGCACACGGCCACCGGCACCGGGCACAGCGTCTACGGCGGGCAGGTGTCGCTGAGCACCACGCAGACGATCTTCGACTACAAGATGATCGACCCGCTGCGCGGCAACTCGAAGACCTGCGACATGCAGCACACCACGGCGGGGCCCTGTGTGACCTTCGCCGACGTCAACAACATCTGGGGCAACGGCGACCCGGCACACAACCAGAGCGCGGCCGTGGACGTGCACTACGGCTCGGCCAACACCTGGGACTTCTACCTCAACGTGCTGGGCCGGCACGGCATCTTCGACGACGGCGTCGGCACCACCTCGCAGGTGCACCGCGGCGTCGACTGGGCCAACGCCAGCTGGAGCTCGACGCAGAAGGTGATGCGCTACGGCGACGGCAGCAACGGACTGCGGCCGCTGGTGTCGCTGGACGTGGTCGCGCACGAGATGTCGCACGGCGTCACCCAGGCCGTCGGCGGCCTGATCTACTCCGGGGAGTCCGGCGGCCTCAACGAGGGCACCAGCGACATCCTCGGCACGATGGCCGAGTTCTACGCCAACAACGCCGTGGACACGCCGGACTACCTGCTCGGCGAGGAGATCGACATCTTCGGCACCGGCGATCCGCTGCGCTACATGTACCAGCCGTCGCTGGACGGGATCTCCAAGGACTGCTGGTACAACGGCATCGCCAACCTCGACCCGCACTTCTCCTCCGGCGTGGCCAACCACTTCTTCTTCCTGGCCGCCGAGGGCAGCGGGAACACGCCGTACGGCGCCAGCCCCACCTGCAACGGCTCGTCCGTCGTCGGCATCGGCCGCGACCGCGCCACGCAGATCTGGTACCACGCGCTGGCCAACTACTTCACCAGCGACGAGACGTTCGCCGAGGCCCGCGCGGACACCCTCGCCGCCACCGCGGACCTCTACGGCAAGTGCGGCAGCACCTACCGGACCGTGGCGATGGCGTGGGCGGCCGTCGGCGTCGGCACCTACAGCTACCCGTGGAAGCTGTGCATCCCCAAGTGGAACCTGGTCTGGGAGGAGTGGCCGCAGCCCCCGATCCTGGACCCGGGCCCGATCAAGTGGATCACCAAGATCCAGGAGAAGGGCACCCTCGAGGTCGCCGAGGTGGCCGTCAACCTCACCCACCCGCGCCGCGGTGACCTGCGCCTGGAGCTGGTCTCCCCGGCCGGCCGGTCCTACCTGCTCAAGGCCCCCGACGCCAAGGACCGCGCCGCGGACGTGGCCGACGTCTACCAGGTGCGCCTGGGCGGGGTCGCCGAGGCCGGGGAGTGGACGCTCGTCGTCGAGGACGTCGTCAAGGGCGAGCAGAGCCACCTGCGCGGCTGGAGTCTGCTCTACTAG
- a CDS encoding metallophosphoesterase family protein: MRLVVMADTHVPKRARDLPPPLWNAVDDADVVVHAGDWVDVPLLDGLEQRAKRLIAVYGNNDGPALRARLPETARAELAGLRIAVTHETGPAAGRERRCATLFPDSDVLFFGHSHIPWDTTASSGLRLLNPGSPTDRRRQPYATFLTAEINSGALCAVELHRISG; encoded by the coding sequence GTGCGGCTGGTGGTCATGGCGGACACGCATGTGCCGAAGCGGGCGCGGGACCTGCCCCCGCCGCTGTGGAACGCGGTCGACGACGCGGATGTCGTGGTGCACGCCGGCGACTGGGTCGACGTGCCGCTACTCGACGGTCTGGAGCAGCGGGCGAAACGGCTGATCGCGGTGTACGGCAACAACGACGGTCCCGCCCTGCGGGCCCGGCTGCCGGAGACGGCCCGCGCCGAGCTGGCCGGTCTGCGGATCGCCGTGACCCACGAGACCGGCCCGGCGGCCGGCCGCGAGCGGCGCTGCGCCACCCTGTTCCCCGACAGCGACGTGCTGTTCTTCGGCCACTCGCACATCCCGTGGGACACCACCGCCTCGTCGGGCCTGCGCCTGCTCAATCCGGGATCGCCGACCGACCGCCGCCGCCAGCCATACGCCACGTTCCTCACTGCGGAGATCAATAGCGGCGCGCTCTGCGCTGTCGAACTGCATCGAATCAGCGGCTAG
- a CDS encoding LysR family transcriptional regulator, which yields MLDVRRLRLLRDLARLGTIAAVAEAHTYSPSAVSQQLATLQREAGVPLIERTGRGVTLTPAGTALVRHTETVLAALEAASATLAAARTGLHGTVRIGAFPTAVRTLLPAALVALARDHPALDLTVTELDPVAMPDALRERRLDVALLHDYDLAPVVPDPTVDSTPLLDETVYLAVPDDFTVGDDPVHAARDADWIVGTPGTLCHTVAIRVCQAAGHSLRARHHADDFTAVLALVAAGQGVALVPQLGAVQPPPGVRLVPLASRRRTRIAYRRGAGDHPAVAACIAAIRTATTAFLTEQA from the coding sequence ATGCTTGATGTCCGCAGGCTGCGGCTGCTGCGCGACCTGGCCCGCCTGGGCACGATCGCGGCGGTCGCCGAGGCCCACACCTACTCCCCGTCCGCGGTCTCGCAGCAGCTGGCCACGCTGCAACGCGAGGCAGGCGTGCCACTGATCGAACGCACCGGCCGCGGGGTCACCCTCACCCCGGCCGGCACCGCGCTGGTACGCCACACCGAGACCGTGCTCGCCGCGCTGGAGGCCGCGTCGGCGACGCTGGCCGCGGCCCGCACCGGCCTGCACGGCACGGTGCGCATCGGCGCGTTCCCGACCGCAGTGCGCACCCTGCTGCCCGCGGCCCTGGTCGCGCTCGCCCGCGACCATCCCGCGCTCGACCTGACGGTCACCGAGCTGGACCCGGTCGCGATGCCCGACGCGCTGCGCGAACGCCGCCTCGACGTGGCCCTGCTGCACGACTACGACCTCGCCCCGGTGGTGCCCGACCCGACCGTCGACTCCACCCCCCTGCTCGACGAGACGGTGTACCTCGCGGTGCCCGACGACTTCACCGTCGGCGACGACCCGGTGCACGCGGCCCGCGACGCCGACTGGATCGTCGGCACGCCCGGCACGCTGTGCCACACCGTCGCGATCCGGGTCTGCCAGGCCGCAGGGCACTCGCTGCGGGCCCGTCACCACGCCGACGACTTCACCGCCGTGCTGGCGCTGGTCGCGGCCGGACAGGGCGTGGCCCTGGTGCCGCAGCTCGGCGCGGTCCAGCCACCGCCGGGGGTCCGGCTGGTGCCGCTGGCCTCGCGGCGGCGCACCCGGATCGCCTACCGGCGCGGCGCCGGCGACCACCCCGCCGTCGCCGCCTGCATCGCCGCCATCCGCACCGCCACCACCGCCTTCCTCACCGAGCAGGCATGA
- a CDS encoding beta-propeller fold lactonase family protein gives MSTSAGVQPLQGPPAAGLFQGRRIVVVSDADAVPSAPMQAHLGPREAGQEDTLTVIALPLAFDGTPPTMGTIAASNSVTPPPSVLAVDDEGAHAYVVETLGQRGPDAHLLTDLDAGSTVRAYDIRDAAKPQLLYAYPAGHMPQAVSLHPHGGLLAVACGDVFAILGPEPHPSLRLIPVGPGGFGDAAVLVPHSEDGEPMVPSYVEWHPNGELFAACFPWRDEVRLYAGHRVPELWIEPVGPPIRTGRFPFTGRFTPDGRHFLTTDVLWSSKAEAVADAPGEGRLSVLRIDPATGTGEKIGEAGVGRNPGGLAVSRDGRLVVTSNLRMSHLAWGDPRLDRQSSLSLLTFDPVSGRLETVGEELFEGLRPEGVAFDADGKFVVVTVFDHLDLVHRRGELRFFEVIREGGLPRLRPTYYSIEVMRGPHTVVVV, from the coding sequence ATGAGCACGTCCGCCGGTGTTCAGCCGCTACAAGGTCCGCCTGCGGCCGGCCTGTTCCAGGGACGCCGCATCGTGGTGGTCAGCGACGCCGACGCGGTTCCGTCGGCGCCGATGCAGGCGCATCTCGGTCCCCGCGAGGCGGGGCAGGAGGACACGCTCACCGTCATCGCGCTGCCCCTGGCCTTCGACGGCACACCGCCGACGATGGGCACGATCGCCGCGTCGAACTCGGTGACGCCGCCGCCGAGCGTGCTCGCGGTCGACGACGAGGGCGCGCACGCGTACGTCGTGGAGACCCTGGGCCAGCGCGGCCCGGACGCACACCTGCTGACCGACCTCGACGCCGGCAGCACGGTCCGGGCGTACGACATCAGGGACGCGGCGAAGCCGCAGCTGCTGTACGCCTACCCGGCCGGGCACATGCCGCAGGCCGTGTCGCTGCATCCGCACGGCGGGCTGCTCGCCGTCGCGTGCGGGGACGTCTTCGCGATCCTCGGCCCCGAACCCCACCCGTCGCTGCGGCTGATCCCCGTCGGGCCGGGCGGCTTCGGTGACGCCGCCGTGCTGGTGCCGCATAGCGAAGACGGTGAGCCGATGGTGCCGTCCTACGTGGAGTGGCATCCGAACGGGGAGTTGTTCGCGGCGTGCTTCCCCTGGCGCGACGAGGTGCGGCTGTATGCGGGGCACCGCGTGCCCGAGCTGTGGATCGAGCCGGTCGGGCCGCCGATCCGGACCGGGAGGTTCCCGTTCACGGGCCGGTTCACCCCGGACGGGCGTCATTTCCTCACCACGGACGTGCTGTGGAGTAGCAAAGCGGAGGCCGTGGCGGATGCTCCGGGCGAGGGGCGTCTGTCGGTGCTGCGGATCGACCCGGCCACGGGCACCGGGGAGAAGATCGGCGAGGCGGGCGTGGGTCGCAATCCCGGCGGTCTGGCGGTCAGCCGCGACGGCCGTCTCGTGGTCACGTCGAACCTGCGGATGAGTCATCTCGCCTGGGGTGATCCGCGGCTGGACCGGCAGAGTTCGCTCAGCCTGCTCACCTTCGATCCGGTCAGCGGCCGGCTGGAGACAGTGGGCGAGGAGCTGTTCGAAGGTCTGCGGCCCGAGGGCGTCGCATTCGACGCGGACGGCAAGTTCGTCGTGGTGACCGTGTTCGACCATCTCGACCTTGTGCACCGTCGTGGTGAGCTGCGCTTCTTCGAGGTGATTCGGGAGGGCGGCTTGCCGCGGCTGCGTCCGACGTACTACTCGATCGAGGTCATGCGCGGCCCGCACACGGTCGTCGTCGTGTGA
- a CDS encoding dihydrodipicolinate synthase family protein, whose product MTSLHGLYIPLVTPFDADGAVAPAALERLAHQVLDDGATGLVALGTTGEPGSLTESEKQSVVDTAARVCRERSAPLVVGAATAEALAGLAAVPEAVAALTVVPPFVRPGEAGVLAHFARLAAASPVPLVVYDIPYRTGQYLTAGALRGLAAIPNVAGVKYAGGGINDDTVALMADPPAGFAVLGGDDTFISPLLALGAHGAILSSAHLATAQFAELIRLWQSGDAIRARALGHRLAPLSKALFAEPNPTVVKAALHAQGRIPTPGVRLPLLAAHPDSTAAALKQLAEVGG is encoded by the coding sequence ATGACTTCGTTGCACGGTCTGTACATCCCGCTGGTCACCCCGTTCGACGCCGACGGTGCGGTCGCCCCCGCTGCGCTGGAGCGGCTCGCCCACCAGGTGCTCGACGACGGCGCGACCGGCCTCGTGGCGCTCGGCACCACCGGCGAGCCCGGCTCGCTCACCGAGTCCGAGAAGCAGTCGGTGGTCGACACCGCCGCCCGGGTGTGCCGGGAGCGGTCGGCCCCGCTGGTCGTCGGCGCGGCCACCGCCGAGGCACTCGCCGGGCTGGCCGCGGTCCCCGAGGCGGTGGCGGCGCTGACCGTCGTGCCGCCGTTCGTGCGCCCCGGCGAGGCGGGCGTGCTCGCACACTTCGCCCGGCTCGCCGCGGCGAGCCCGGTGCCGCTGGTCGTCTACGACATCCCGTACCGCACCGGGCAGTACCTGACCGCGGGCGCGCTGCGCGGGCTGGCCGCGATCCCGAACGTGGCCGGGGTGAAGTACGCCGGAGGCGGCATCAACGACGACACCGTCGCGCTGATGGCCGACCCGCCGGCAGGCTTCGCCGTGCTCGGCGGCGACGACACGTTCATCTCGCCGCTGCTGGCACTGGGCGCGCACGGCGCCATCCTGTCGTCGGCTCACCTGGCGACCGCACAGTTCGCCGAGCTGATCCGGCTGTGGCAGTCAGGTGACGCGATCCGGGCCCGAGCGCTCGGGCACCGGCTCGCGCCGCTGTCCAAGGCCCTGTTCGCCGAACCCAACCCCACGGTGGTCAAGGCCGCGCTGCACGCGCAGGGCCGCATCCCGACCCCAGGTGTACGCCTCCCGCTGCTCGCCGCCCACCCCGACAGCACCGCCGCGGCACTCAAGCAGCTCGCCGAGGTCGGCGGCTGA
- a CDS encoding DUF4265 domain-containing protein — protein MTEGSDADQVGHVRLTTVEPDGQLITEVLPARALPGGLAELLGSPGLVTGAAAGDVLVLQASGFQVVRRGPNDCVQVYADPPLDDHAMAWLAKAFDTVGGYVEAPPQRQFAVATVPTSAGREHIEAIMAEAGEHIPGMEWQFGTP, from the coding sequence ATGACCGAGGGATCCGACGCCGACCAGGTCGGCCACGTCCGGCTCACCACCGTGGAGCCGGACGGCCAGCTCATCACCGAGGTGCTGCCCGCCAGGGCGCTGCCGGGCGGGCTGGCGGAGCTGCTCGGCAGCCCCGGCCTGGTCACCGGCGCGGCGGCCGGTGACGTGCTGGTGCTGCAGGCGAGCGGCTTCCAGGTGGTGCGCCGCGGCCCGAACGACTGCGTGCAGGTGTACGCCGACCCGCCGCTCGACGACCACGCGATGGCGTGGCTCGCCAAGGCCTTCGACACCGTCGGCGGCTACGTCGAGGCCCCGCCGCAGCGGCAGTTCGCCGTCGCCACCGTCCCGACCTCAGCGGGCCGCGAGCACATCGAGGCGATCATGGCCGAGGCCGGCGAGCACATCCCCGGCATGGAATGGCAGTTCGGCACACCCTGA
- a CDS encoding Calx-beta domain-containing protein: protein MTRIARWLSASALALLATIVLLPQPASAAAGNLPCGSDCLAQSLDAVCWEKEWCAVKVVVKGTVPAAGFVLSYRTADGTASAPGDYVAVPSGELSVTGEGVTQLRVFVAGDAVRERDETFAVEFVDREGRVLGTSTVTVRDHAAH, encoded by the coding sequence ATGACTCGTATCGCACGCTGGCTCAGCGCTTCAGCCCTGGCTCTCCTCGCGACGATCGTGCTGCTGCCGCAGCCCGCCTCCGCAGCCGCCGGCAACCTCCCCTGCGGATCGGACTGTCTGGCGCAGAGCCTGGACGCGGTCTGCTGGGAGAAGGAATGGTGCGCCGTCAAGGTCGTGGTGAAGGGCACCGTGCCGGCGGCGGGTTTCGTGCTGTCGTACCGCACCGCTGACGGGACCGCGTCCGCGCCCGGCGACTATGTCGCGGTGCCCTCCGGGGAGTTGTCGGTGACCGGGGAGGGCGTCACCCAGCTGCGGGTGTTCGTCGCAGGCGACGCCGTGCGGGAACGGGACGAGACCTTCGCCGTCGAGTTCGTCGACCGGGAGGGCCGCGTGCTCGGCACGTCCACGGTCACCGTCCGCGACCACGCCGCACACTAG
- a CDS encoding helix-turn-helix domain-containing protein: MSEAGRELQRWRKMRRLSLRALADEVKYSYVYLWEIEKGTKPASNAVMKACDRALETGGELARLAEQGGDVKRREFLQTTVAAPLLLPGALSGLNDQLWKVYAAVSDKSAILPLAHAQLTLATDDLMRADLLQLVGEIYFDGNRYADAARCYTEAAVAASGERADYDLWACALTRHAFIGVYERRFADALRLLERAEGVAARGDSQLTTSPWVQVVKAQALAGLGNTSECRRSLDMSRAVDGRTHNGGWLRFDGSRIAEEAGACFIQLGRPAHAEAELEQALTGLPTPSRRRGVVLADLAMVGVMRKDREYALRHAGQALEIARETGSGLLTRKLMNVQAEMLGAW, from the coding sequence GTGAGCGAGGCGGGTCGGGAGCTGCAGCGCTGGCGCAAGATGCGGCGGCTGTCGCTCCGCGCCCTGGCCGACGAGGTCAAGTACAGCTATGTCTACCTGTGGGAGATCGAGAAGGGCACCAAGCCTGCGTCGAACGCGGTCATGAAAGCATGTGACCGTGCATTGGAAACAGGCGGGGAATTGGCCCGCCTCGCCGAGCAGGGCGGGGATGTGAAGCGACGCGAGTTCCTCCAGACCACAGTGGCCGCACCACTGTTGCTGCCCGGTGCCCTCAGTGGGCTCAACGACCAGCTCTGGAAGGTCTACGCCGCTGTCTCCGACAAAAGTGCGATCCTCCCACTGGCGCATGCCCAGCTAACGCTTGCCACCGACGACCTCATGCGCGCCGACCTCCTCCAGCTCGTCGGCGAGATCTACTTCGATGGCAACCGTTACGCCGACGCCGCGCGCTGCTACACCGAGGCCGCTGTCGCGGCGAGTGGCGAGCGCGCCGACTATGACCTCTGGGCCTGCGCACTGACTCGCCATGCCTTCATCGGCGTCTATGAGCGCCGGTTCGCTGACGCACTGCGCTTACTGGAGCGGGCCGAGGGCGTGGCCGCTCGCGGTGACAGCCAGCTGACCACGTCGCCCTGGGTCCAGGTGGTGAAGGCGCAGGCGCTCGCCGGCCTGGGCAACACCAGTGAGTGTAGGCGCTCACTGGACATGTCCCGCGCTGTCGACGGCCGTACGCACAACGGCGGCTGGCTGCGCTTCGACGGTTCACGCATCGCTGAGGAGGCTGGAGCGTGCTTTATCCAACTTGGCCGCCCAGCGCACGCCGAGGCTGAGCTTGAACAAGCGCTCACCGGTTTGCCCACACCGTCGCGTCGTCGCGGCGTGGTGCTTGCGGACTTGGCCATGGTCGGCGTCATGCGCAAGGATCGCGAGTACGCGCTCCGCCACGCCGGCCAGGCGCTGGAGATAGCACGAGAGACCGGCTCCGGTCTGCTCACGCGAAAGTTGATGAACGTCCAAGCCGAAATGCTGGGGGCATGGTGA
- a CDS encoding VOC family protein, with protein MSIDPRAHLRLARPSRDLAAAERFYVDGLGLRVLYRASADGPGEHDLLMLGWPNASWHLELVAGENLTTSPAPTAEDLLVLYLAGPLDDALVARLAAAGGVRISQGPYWDRWGVTVADPDGYRLVLSTRSWSNSAG; from the coding sequence ATGAGCATCGACCCGCGGGCGCACCTGCGCCTGGCCCGCCCCAGCCGCGACCTCGCGGCCGCCGAACGCTTCTACGTCGACGGGCTCGGCCTGCGCGTCCTCTACCGGGCATCCGCCGACGGCCCCGGCGAGCACGATCTGCTGATGCTCGGCTGGCCCAACGCTTCCTGGCACCTGGAACTGGTCGCGGGGGAGAACCTCACGACCTCGCCCGCGCCGACCGCCGAGGACCTGCTCGTGCTCTACCTGGCCGGGCCGCTCGACGACGCGCTGGTGGCGCGGCTGGCCGCCGCCGGAGGCGTCCGCATTTCGCAGGGGCCGTACTGGGACCGGTGGGGTGTCACCGTTGCCGACCCCGACGGCTACCGGCTGGTCCTGAGCACCCGGTCCTGGTCCAACTCGGCCGGCTGA